A segment of the Triticum urartu cultivar G1812 chromosome 1, Tu2.1, whole genome shotgun sequence genome:
TTGCGTCGCACTAATGGCTCCTGCTCAATGCGCGCGCGTGCAGAGGGTGTTCCACTTCGGCAAGGGCAAGAGCGAGGGCAACAAGGCCATGAAGGACCTGGTACGTACTAATCGTTAGATCCATCACTCTCAGTTGATGTATTTTCACTAATAATTCACCATATATGCTGACTATGATGACTGGATCGTGGATGCATGGCGTGTGCAGTTgggcgggaagggcgccaacttGGCGGAGATGGCGAGCATCGGGCTGTCGGTGCCGCCGGGGTTCACGGTGTCGACGGAGGCGTGCGAGCAGTACCAGGCGGCGGGGAGGGCGCTGCCGCCGGGGCTGTGGGAGGAGACCCTGGAGGGCCTGCGCTGGGTGGAGGAGTACATGGGCGCGCGCCTCGGCGACCCGGCGCGGCCGCTGCTCCTCTCCGTCCGCTCCGGCGCCGCGGTGTCCATGCCCGGGATGATGGACACGGTGCTCAATCTGGGGCTCAACGACGAGGTGGCCGCCGGGCTGGCGGCCAAGAGCGGCGACCGCTTCGCCTACGACTCGTACCGCCGCTTCCTCGATATGTTCGGCAACGTCGTGAGTATACCACAACACACCTGGCTCTGACTAAGCTAAGCCTAGCTCCATGGATCGTACGTTGTCGTACAACCGTTGTCGTACGTAGTTAATTTGCGTGCGTCGAGCAACCGTTGCTTTCGGAGGGAGGGAGCGACGTGCGTCTGACGCGGGTTGCGTCGCCGAGACGttggctgctgctgctgctgcattATGATGAAGGTGACAAGGATTACGTGGGGGGTTCTTGTATGCTTGCTTTTTAACCGTCGAAAACGATTGTTTTTAGTCAAGTATATAAGTACGTTTGGCTAGCGAGTAGGAGTAATTTACAAGAGAACAAAACAGCTTCATAAAAATATGAAACAAATAAATGAATTGGGTTGCTTTATAAAGAGGAGTTTTTGTTTCATCATATGAAGAAAGCTGAGCCGCATCACATACCACCCGTATGTGCAAACACCTTCAGAAGCTTTTTTTTTCCTGTTATTGTCAGCACAGTTAATCCGATTCCCAAGGACAGTTTGCACCGCAACACTGCCGTATTTTGACCGCAACTGTTTCTCTCAGAGAAAAGGAATGACCGATGAAGGCGACCTTTGTCTTATTTGACACTATTATTTCACCCCACTCTGAAAATAAGATAAACAAAAAAGGAGGGCAAACTTTGACACTGTTACTTCTGAAATAAGACAAAAAGCAACTAGACAAACTTTGATAAAACAATAAGACAAGCATTTTTCCGTAGCACAAAATGTCCAATTTCATGAAAAGATTTGTCTTGTTCTTAGAAAGCAAAATAATTAAGACAGTCAGTTTGGGGTGACGAAAAACATGACAAAAAATTTCAGCTCCGACTTCATTGAGCCATGACATCTGCAATATTAATTCATATACAGTAGTAGGTTTAGACAAAcctgtcaagttggtgttgtctTCTAgcttactccctccgttctaaaataGGTTTAGATTAACTTATTAACTTagaaagttagtacaaagttgagtcatctattttaaTGTAAAATTGGACCATCTATTTTGGAAAGGGAGTAGCTCTAGAGTAAAAATGCAGTCCAATGATAGTACCAAGTTTTACTTTTTTTGAGGGGATTACCAAGTTTTATTATAGAGTAATGCTAGATCCACGTAAACTTATGTGAGGTTTTTACGTAAAGGCTGATGTGAAGGTAGTTAATTGGATGAGGCCCACTCTGGTTAAAATCAGGGGGAAGAGGATTTATAGTTAGGAAGATTACGTTATCGGTAGCCTGTTCGTAGATGGAGCATTATCGTTTACTATACTAGTAATGAAAAAAGACTCCACCTCACCAGTCCAATGCCCACCAACGATCCCACTTCACCAGCAAACCAAAAAACGAAAAGAAAAAAGACTCCACTTCACCGGTTCACTTGCGAGCGCGgcaggacggcggcggcggcggcggcggcggagcccGCGCGGTTGGAGGCCGGACCGCCCGGCCGCCGCTGTGCCCCTCATGGAGGCTGGAGCTCGACCCCGGCGGCTAGGTCGGCTCCGACTGCGGCGCCCTAGTAAAAGGGGAAACACCGAGTCATTACTCGTTTGTATCGAACATATTTTGGTTTAGCACAAGACTGCGGGTCTATGACAGCGAACGCCTGAGCTAATCAAATTCCTCTTACTCGTTTGCTTGGTACATTGTTCCACAAAAGGAGGAACGCCAGATGGATCCAGCCCAGTTAATCTGGCAACTGGATTTCGAATACTGCATTCTGGGATGTGCGTTCCTCACTAAATAGCAGTTTCTTTTGTACTGAAAAAGTTGGGTCGACGTTTTGTTTACAATAATTCGTACTAGCAACTAGCAGTAGTAGCAGGATCCTTGTTTCTTAGCAGGGTCTTTCCTCTTGCCAGGTCATGGACATTCCCCATGCGCTTTTCGAAGAGAAGCTCGAAGCCATGAAAGCAACCAAGGGGGTGGACAACGACACCGACCTCATTGCCAATGACCTCAGGGAGCTAGTGGGTCAGTACAAGAACGTCTACGTTGAAGCCAAAGGAGAACAATTTCCCTCAGGTTGAATTCATGAATTTCACCTTTTTATTTATATATTTTGAAACTGACATTGTGTTTTTGGCACCCAGTTGATATGTGTATatgcttgttgtttcttgcctTGGCATAGACCCCAAGAGGCAATTGCAGTTAGCGGTGTTGGCCGTGTTCGACTCATGGGACAGTCCGAGAGCGAACAAGTATAGAAGCATTAATCAGATCACCGGACTTAGGGGCACCGCCGTAAACGTGCAGTGCATGGTGTTTGGCAACATGGGGAACACCTCCGGCACTGGTGTCCTCTTCACTAGGAACCCTAGCACCGGGGAGAAGAAGCTTTATGGCGAGTTCCTAGTCAATGCTCAGGTATGGCTCGGTTCTGATCGCTGATGGTTGCTTCTAAGTTCTAGCTGCCATGCTCTACGTATGTGCGCACAGCAAAAGAGCAGTATGTTGCCCACTTTTATTAAAATAGATTATGCAATCAAGATAATACAGTCTGTGGATATTGCGTATTCATTGAATGGCTGGGCATAATTTAACCGTTTCCCTGAACCTGTGATTCTTCTGTAATCTGAAAACTCAACTCTTGTATTCCCCCTGTGCTTTGGGGTTTTTCCTGCTGCTATGCAGCTATGAGAAAACATTAAAAAAAAATTAACTGTTTTTTTGCCTTATGCAGGGTGAGGATGTGGTTGCTGGAATCAGAACCCCGGAGGATCTTGATGCCATGAGGGATCACATGCCGGAGGCCTATGCAGAGCTTGTTGAAAACTGTGACATACTGGAGAGCCACTATAAGGAAATGATGGTATGTTAGTTTACCAACTGCTTGCAGGAAGCTCTGCTGAGGGGCCTGTCAGTGTTGCTGTTTTATGCAACAAGGCGTTTGACCCATAGCGTGATATAAAACTTATTCTGAAACATTGTGAAGAACTTAGCTATCTAATTAGTTTATGTGATCATTTTCAAGCACCATTACAGTGCTCTCTACAATTGCCCACATGACATGAATGCTCTTTGGTCATGATCCTGCCTTAATATGTCAAAAGATTAACCTGAACCCCTACTATTTCCAATGGAGAATAACTTGCATTTTTCATGTTTAATTCAGGATATTGAATTTACAGTTCAAGAAAATAGGCTCTGGATGCTACAATGCAGATCCGGAAAGCGTACTGGCACAGGAGCTGTGAAGATTGCTGTAGACATGGTTAATGAGGCTCTTGTTGATCGCAATACAGCGATTAAGATGGTAGAACCAGGCCACTTGGACCAGCTTCTTCATCCACAGGTATAAGATAATCAAATATGCCCAAATGGTCTATAAAACTGATACATGTAAATACATGCATGCAATTTGTTACTGCCTCTGTTATCCCAATAAATTATCTGCTTTTTCAGGATATATTTGCATTACTTAATGATTTTACACAAGAACCACATCGTTTGCATGCTGAGAATGCATTCGTAATTAATGAAGATAGTATACTCATTCAATAGGCCTATGATTCTGACATACTACTAAAATCTGATGTATACAGATAGTTTCTTGCTTTCTTACTTTACAAGTTCAAATTTAATCAGATGTATTGGTGTCTGGAACTTTATTTTAACCCTTATATTGACATCCCTCGTTTGAATTTTATTTGCAACTGGATAATGGCAATATATTGACTCAGTTTTATTACCCTTATGTTATGACAACCAGTTTGCGAACCCCGAGGCTGCTTCATACAAAGGCAAAGTTATTACTACAGGCTTACCAGCATCACCTGGGGCTGCTGTGGGACAAATTGTATTTACTGCGGAGGATGCTGAAGCATGGCATGCCCAAGGGAAATCTGCTATTCTGGTCTGTACATGTCCTTATCATCCTCCTTTTTATAGCAGGATGTCTCCTTCATTTTTCTATGTCATTTTGGGTTGGACTTGTCCTATTCTTGAGTTATCCTGATATTTTTTGAACTTTCTGAATGTAAAGGTGAGGATAGAGACCAGCCCAGAAGATGTTGGTGGCATGCATGCAGCCGCTGGAATTCTTACAGCAAGAGGTGGTATGACTTCTCATGCTGCCGTTGTAGCACGTGGTTGGGGAAAATGCTGTGTGTCAGGGTGCTCAAGCATCCGCGTAAATGAAACTGAAAAGGTGATTGAACTTATCGCTGCAGATGTCTAGGATATACATTGTTAGGCGCAACACTTTGCTCCAACCTTAAAATTCATAATGAGAGTGTGATAAATCTGTATTCATCATTTTGTATTATAGAGGTGCTTACTTTGGTATATGGTCTATACGCATAGGTGGTAGCTATTGAAGACAAGATGCTCTATGAAGGTGACTGGATATCACTCAATGGATCAACTGGTGAAGTGATCCTTGGCAAGCAGCCACTTTCCCCACCAGCCCTTAGTGCTGACTTGGAAACTTTCATGTCCTGGGTTGATGAAGTTAGGCAGCTCAAGGTAAACTTCCTAGGAATAAAAACAAGAACAGAAACTGCCTCAATTTGACTTTAACTAAAATTTACATCAGTCTTGTTAACTGCGTTAGGCCTAAGCATTACACAAGCTTCAACAAAAAATCCTTATTATGCATATCTTGCGTGTTCTAGGTTATGGCTAATGCAGACACCCCCGGGGATGCATTGGCAGCAAGGAAAAATGGGGCAGAAGGAATTGGACTCTGTCGGACAGAACACATGGTTGGTGTTAACTTCTTTACTGTTTGCTTTTTGGAGGACATATTTTGTTATGATAGTTATTTTCTGCAGTTCAACTTTCGAAGTGAACTTTATGGACACAAGTCTGCTCTTCTAGGCAAGTAAAAAAAGGCTAATGTTCTCCTTTGTATACTTTGTAGTTCTTTGCTTCTGATGAGAGGATTAAGGCTGTGAGGCAGATGATAATGGCTCCAACTGTCGAACTGAGGCAGAAAGCACTAGATCGTCTTCTGCCTTACCAGAGGTCCGACTTTGAAGGCATTTTCCGTGCCATGGATGGTATGTGGAAAATCTCTGTATTCATATACTCCCTCCTTCTGGAATTAAATGACGCTCAAATAGATGTATCTCGACGTATTTCAGTGTTAGATACATCTGTTTGAGCGTCAACTAATTCCGGACGGAGGAAATATACTCACTAGATGAGGTGCACTAGAGTTCAAATACCCCGAGCTGGCTTACTTTCTTAAATAAGCGAATATTGACCATTGGGTGTTAACTGTGAACACACAAAGTAGAAAAAATTGCAAGATTACAGGATCTTATAAGAATTGTGCTTCTAACCTTGAAGTATTTTTTTGGCACTCATCATATAGTTTAGGGTATATAATTCTGCCAGTGCTTGTTCATTCTTTTGTTGAAAGTGGTATATGTAATAACATGTCCCATGGAAACTGATATCAAATAAACACTTTCCATCGATGGCATACGGCATTAGTTATAGACTGCACTTTTTGCAAGGGAATCCAAACTACATTTTTGTCACACAGAACCACCTGAGCATCAATGTTTGCATTTCAGGGCTCCCGGTGACTATCCGGCTGTTGGACCCTCCACTTCATGAATTCCTTCCAGAAGGGCATGTGGAGGATATTGTGCATGAGCTATGTGCTGAAACTGGAGCCTCTGAGGATGATGTCCTTGCAAGAATGGAGAAACTTTCAGAAGTAAATCCAATGCTTGGTTTCCGTGGTTGCAGGTTGGTGTTGTTTATTTGTTTAGCTATGCTGGAGATTGAACTATATCCATATGATCAACAGAATAAAGTGTAATTTTTTTCATGTTTTTAACACAACCACTATTGAATCAAGTTTTCCTTTCCCATTCATTTACTTGCCTGTTCTCATTCGCAATTCTGTTTTCTTTCCTTTACTAATGCTGGTGATGCTAATATTTCAGGCTTGGTATTTCGTATCCTGAATTAACAGAAATGCAAGCCCGGGCCATCTTTGAAGCTGCTATATCCATGACCAACCAGGGTATTCAAGTATTTCCAGAGATAATGGTTCCTCTTGTTGGAACACCTCAGGTATGTCTTTCTTCACGTGTATCTTCTTTGGCTGGTATAAAGGTGTACCTTCACTTCACAGTTTGTGCAGTTGAAAAATGTCATAATCCATTTGATGGGATACAACTATACACCACCAATTTATGGAAACCTGACCATTTCATTTCTCTTCAAACCGCACTTGATTTTATTATTGCAAGTTTGATTCAGCAGTTGATTTTTCCTTGTGACAATTGACATTTGGTTTTGCCAGGAATTGGGACATCAAGTGGCTCTTATCCGCCAAATTGCTAACAATGTTTTCACCAATATGGGGAAAACCATTGATTACAAAGCTGGGACTATGATTGAAATTCCCAGGGCTGCTCTAGTGGCAGATGAGGTAAAAAGCTTGTGATAGCCCTGTTCTTTCTGTAAAACCATAAATGTTGGCCATTGACATTCAGCATGTAAACTGAATAATACATGCATTAGTTAGCAGAACTCTTGGCCAATAGGAGTTCTCCAAATGCAAAGAATTAGTTTATCAGATATATCAAGGGAAAATACGCATGTACCTGACATCGTTGTGCTGGTTGCACATCCATTGACAGATAGCAGAGCAGGCTGAGTTCTTCTCTTTCGGAACAAACGACCTCACGCAGATGACATTTGGTTACAGTAGGGATGATGTGGGGAAGTTCCTCCCCTTCTATCTGGCCCAGGGTATCCTCCAGCATGACCCATTTGAGGTAAATTTGTTACGACTGGGACCGTACCACTTCAAGTTTGTTTTAAGTACCACCCATATTTTCATCACTCACACACGTGGGCACCTCACATGTCTAGGCATTTTGCATGTTCCTTCTTGATTTTTTTTGTACAGCCATAACCTTATCATATTGTACTTGATAACTTACCTGTTAATGAATATGCCAGGTGCTTGATCAGAGAGGAGTGGGGGAGCTAGTAAAGATTGCTACAGAGAGGGGTCGCAAAGCGAGGCCTAACTTGAAGGTAAGTATTCCACCGAGGACACTGTATCTGTTGTGCAGAATTCATTCTTAGTTCATTTGACTGATCGATTTCGTGTTTCCAAACAGGTGGGCATCTGCGGTGAACATGGCGGAGAGCCATCTTCAGTTGCTTTTTTCGCAAAGGCTGGGCTGGATTATGTTTCATGCTCCCCGTTCAGGTTGGCTGAAATATTGAAATTTGGAGGATTAGCACTACCTTGACGCTATTTATAGCCGTTAACATCTTGATATGGAACCTTTTTGCAGGGTCCCGATTGCCAGGCTAGCTGCAGCCCAGGTCCTTGTCTGAGGAGGCTGCCTCGTCAACCGGATAGCCTGCTGTTGGTGCATCTGGTGAAGATAAATAAGACATAGCCATGGACTTGTGGAAACTCTGCTGCCTATGATGCGTATGCGTGTGTAAGCCTGAAATGGCTGCTTCTCTGCATTTCCCCTGAACTGCCATGGTAATGTACCAAACAGTGATGATGACGAAGATAAATCGAATAAAAGGTGGTGATTATCTCTGCTATCAATTTAAGTGATTCCATTTCTTCCTTTGTTCAGTGGCTGCTACGAGTTGCTTGTGAAAGTGAAGCATGTGATCCCATCCCAATTGCGTAAATCAAATATCTTTTCACTTGATTTTAGTTGGAAGTTCAGACTCTGCCATCTGTCCGAGTCCAACTTCTAGAGCAATCTAACTCAGGAAACAAAATTGATGCCTGTACACAAAAACTCAGCAAACAAATGGAGCAATTATAAAATGATGTTTCCCCTACAAACTTTGAGCACATATTGTAGTTTCCTTAGAATGCCTGCCTAATCGAACAAAAGTTGAACATGACATGTTTTCAAATGTAAAGCATGTCCAGCTAAACCACATAAATAACTACTTCTGCGAATTGTCCAAATCTTGTCAAAGGAAATTAATAGTACCAGATATGTACACTTATTGATGCCAACAAATCCTCCCATATCTGGCATATGTTTGCAAAAACAATAAATACGACCATGTATGTATCATATTTATATGTTGTATATTCAATTCGGTGTCGAGGCTCATCTGCACCcggtgaacagtaaattcaaaaaaaatactaaagcaATTCAAAAAATTCTTAATTATTTTTTAGGTGGAAGATGTTCCAATGCGTGATATTCGTGCCAAATTTCAGCTTGTTCAGACATATGAGGAGCTCATGGCAAAAAAAAATATCAATCAAAACAGTATTGGAACATCACGCATTTGTCTTTTTTGACTGAAAAAAATTCAGTCAAATTTTTTTGTCATCAGCTGGACTTTCTTGCAACCCCAAATTTGTCTCTTTTTTTGCCGAGAGCTGCTGAAATGTCCAAACTCCACGAAATTTGGCATAGACTTCACGCACATGAGTATCTAGCATCACAACAACAACGACAAAGCCTTTAGCCCTAAGCAAGTTGGGGTAGgttagaggtgaaacccataagatctcgtaACCAACTCATGGTTCTGGCATATgaatagcaagcttccacgcacccctatCCATGGCTAGTTCTCTGTCGATACTCCAGTCCTTCAGATCCCTCTttacggactcctcccatgtcaagtTCGGTCTACCTCGACCTCTCTTGACATTATCGGCACGCTTTAGCCATCCGCTACACTAATGCTTCTGGATGCCTGTGTTGAATATGCCCAAatcatctcagacgatgttggacaagcttctcttcaatcggcgctaccccaactctatctcgtatatcatcattccgtaCTCGGTCCTTCCttgtgtggccacacatccatcttgTTGGGGATATAACCCCACGCCATGACCCGCCCGTTCAGGGCCGGGTTATCCTGTGGCGGCCTAACGAATAAGACTTAACATGGGTTGTGGTGATCAAGACCTCAAGGCCCATGGTTCGACTCATAGAGTGGGCCTACTCATGTCCCAGCGCTAGAGGCGGCGGCTCACCGAAGGATGTCGTAATTCCCTTACTTGGGAAGCAAGACGAGTAGGAAACTAATTAGGGCATGGGTCGTAGTACGACCCGAACTCTGTTGTAAGCCCAGGGCCTCGacctgtatataaaggagagcCCCTGAGGTAGAAAGACTTAAGTTACAAGCTCTTGAGTACTAGGATAGCCAAGTCGCACCCTTGTAATtgagatcatcatcatcaatatcaatcaagcaggaagtaggctATTACCTCCATAtagaggggccgaacctgggtaaaccctTGCCTTTGATTCCAATCAACCCCGTTCAAGCTACCACCTCGCGGCgatggcctcacgactaagtcctttcacgaggacatctgctgtgacaaaaccacgacagtgggcgcccaccgtggggctatcgctcGATGGTGTCAAGTTCTTGGAGGGAGCTCTCCCAGGGATAGAGGGATACGCGATCGGCCGCATGACCAAGAGACACCGCGACATGCTCTACGTCGACGattcaggctggggccccgaggccgactCAATCGAGTACTGGTGCCGGGCCCCCTTCGGCAagatccacgtcttcatcggcaaaaTCAGCGAATCAGGAAccgagccggacatctgcaccgacattgTCGAGCCGGCTCGGCGCACAGAACCCGCCCTGGCCCAAGCCGGCCGGAACCATGTCTTCATCGGCTTCACCCAGGCGGTTGATCTCGCAGATAACTCCACGTCTGGTGGGGACACCCTTGTTTACTCCGATGACGAGTCATTGGTCAGGGATACCGAGTCAATCCTCCCGCTGTATGACGACAGGCTTGGGGGCTGCTTTGATGATGAGCCGGCTCTGGTTGATGACGAGTCGCCCTACTGGACCACCATCTACATGGAAGGCACTGCGCCGGCCCTCGACTCTACTGCAGCAGGCACCACGGGAGGAACTGGCGCTTTAGCAGTTAATCCAAGTGTGTTTGGCCCAGTTAAAACACCAGCTCAAGTTCTTTCAGAGCTAGTCGCCTCATTGACGATGCTCCTTGAGTCGCCACTAACAGCGGAGAACCAGGTGGAATGCAATGCATAGGTAGCTAAAATTCACGAGCAGATGGCTAAGGCTCAGGAGGATGTCAACGCGAGAATGCTCGCATGGTGCAGCTATGCACCCAAATCCAACAGGAAACAGAGGGCCTGAGGACGGAGGCCTGACACATGGGTCCGTGGCAAAACGCTTCAGATATGGTTCATAGGAGGCGACATGAGACCCGCCTGCCCGTTGATTACGAGCCTGGGCATCTGTTCAACACACCTACACCGGGGGCTGGGACGAGTACCCCGGGGGCTCCGGTTATACCCAATTGAACCGGGTCATGCCCCAGGATGGATACAGGCGACCACCGCCAGCTCAGCCCCGACAGCCGGTTCAACAACATCAGCTCGAGCCGGCCCAACACCCGCTGCCTTTTCGTACGACTCCAGACCGTTTTGTGACACCGGCGGCCACTTTTCCAATCATGTTGATAACTTGTTGGCAGTAGCTACCAACCTCGCCGCACTTCCGCTCACAAGGAATACCCAGTTGAGAGGGAAccttttgttggggaacgtagtaatttcaaaattttcctacgcacacgtaagatcatggtgatgcatagcaatgagaggggagagtgttgtctacataccctcgtagaccgacagcggaagcgtta
Coding sequences within it:
- the LOC125517362 gene encoding pyruvate, phosphate dikinase 2; translated protein: MAPAQCARVQRVFHFGKGKSEGNKAMKDLLGGKGANLAEMASIGLSVPPGFTVSTEACEQYQAAGRALPPGLWEETLEGLRWVEEYMGARLGDPARPLLLSVRSGAAVSMPGMMDTVLNLGLNDEVAAGLAAKSGDRFAYDSYRRFLDMFGNVVMDIPHALFEEKLEAMKATKGVDNDTDLIANDLRELVGQYKNVYVEAKGEQFPSDPKRQLQLAVLAVFDSWDSPRANKYRSINQITGLRGTAVNVQCMVFGNMGNTSGTGVLFTRNPSTGEKKLYGEFLVNAQGEDVVAGIRTPEDLDAMRDHMPEAYAELVENCDILESHYKEMMDIEFTVQENRLWMLQCRSGKRTGTGAVKIAVDMVNEALVDRNTAIKMVEPGHLDQLLHPQFANPEAASYKGKVITTGLPASPGAAVGQIVFTAEDAEAWHAQGKSAILVRIETSPEDVGGMHAAAGILTARGGMTSHAAVVARGWGKCCVSGCSSIRVNETEKVVAIEDKMLYEGDWISLNGSTGEVILGKQPLSPPALSADLETFMSWVDEVRQLKVMANADTPGDALAARKNGAEGIGLCRTEHMFFASDERIKAVRQMIMAPTVELRQKALDRLLPYQRSDFEGIFRAMDGLPVTIRLLDPPLHEFLPEGHVEDIVHELCAETGASEDDVLARMEKLSEVNPMLGFRGCRLGISYPELTEMQARAIFEAAISMTNQGIQVFPEIMVPLVGTPQELGHQVALIRQIANNVFTNMGKTIDYKAGTMIEIPRAALVADEIAEQAEFFSFGTNDLTQMTFGYSRDDVGKFLPFYLAQGILQHDPFEVLDQRGVGELVKIATERGRKARPNLKVGICGEHGGEPSSVAFFAKAGLDYVSCSPFRVPIARLAAAQVLV